A genomic window from Quercus lobata isolate SW786 chromosome 10, ValleyOak3.0 Primary Assembly, whole genome shotgun sequence includes:
- the LOC115963176 gene encoding TMV resistance protein N-like — protein sequence MDTKNPSSSACSSRKWKYDVFLSFRGEDTRKSFTDHLYTTLKQKGIFTFRDDEKLERGEPIKPKLLKAIEESRFAIVILSKNYASSTWCLDELVKIMECKESMGSIVYPIFYDVDPSAVRKQTVTYAQAFVKHEKENIEKVHMWRAALIEVANLSGWYLHDGYESEFIRHIVESISHKLRYPFPRNTKGLVGIDSRVEELMSLLAIGSNDVRIIGIWGMGGTGKTTLARVVYEMVFSEFEGDCFIPNVRIESEKSGLLPLQQKLIRDILMEKNVNIRDVDDGVLMIMNRLCHKRILLVLDDVNDFNQLEKLAGESNWFGPGSRVIITTREEHLLKMHTVCGIYEVEELKEIEALRLFSLKAFKEDHPPKDYLELSAYFLNYAKGLPLAIVVLGSFLCNKSKEEWESALDRLKKYPERGIFKILEISFDGLQDTEKEIFLHIACFLNMKDKDYIVEILDCLGLFPKIGLKVLIEKSLVKYFENKYWMHELLQRMGQDIICRDYPQEPGKWSKMWLYKDIHNVLMKNTETEAIQGLVLELGELHKSETIHWNLEAFSKMPNLKLLIIHDVHLLHGPKNLPNGLRYLDWSRYPGKSLPSSFQSNELVELSMCHSKIMRLWEGIKHYDKLKSIKLNDSLNLIATPNVTGVPNLKKLVFKGCIKLCEV from the exons ATGGATACAAAAAACCCATCTTCTTCCGCTTGTTCTAGCCGTAAGTGGAAATACGATGTCTTTCTAAGTTTCAGAGGTGAAGATACTCGCAAGAGTTTTACAGACCATCTCTACACTACTTTGAAACAGAAGGGAATTTTCACCTTTAGGGACGATGAGAAACTTGAAAGAGGAGAACCTATTAAACCCAAGCTTTTAAAAGCAATAGAAGAATCAAGGTTTGCTATTGTCATTCTCTCAAAAAACTATGCATCCTCTACATGGTGCTTGGATGAACTTGTAAAGATCATGGAATGCAAAGAATCAATGGGGTCAATAGTTTATCCTATTTTTTATGATGTGGATCCATCTGCGGTACGAAAGCAAACAGTAACTTATGCACAAGCCTTtgtcaaacatgaaaaagagaaTATAGAGAAAGTTCACATGTGGAGAGCTGCTTTAATAGAAGTGGCCAATCTCTCTGGTTGGTATTTACATGATGG GTATGAGTCAGAATTTATCCGACATATTGTAGAATCCATATCACATAAATTGAGATATCCATTCCCAAGAAATACCAAAGGATTAGTAGGAATAGATTCCCGAGTGGAGGAATTGATGTCGCTTTTAGCTATAGGATCAAATGATGTTCGCATTATTGGGATTTGGGGAATGGGTGGAACTGGTAAGACAACTCTTGCTAGAGTTGTTTATGAAATGGTTTTTAGTGAATTTGAAGGTGATTGTTTTATCCCTAATGTTAGGATCGAATCTGAAAAATCTGGCTTACTTCCATTACAACAAAAACTTATTCGTGATATTTTGATGGAGAAAAATGTGAATATAAGGGATGTTGATGATGGAGTTCTTATGATCATGAATAGGTTATGTCATAAAAggattcttcttgttcttgatgatgtaaATGACTTCAATCAGTTAGAAAAGTTAGCTGGGGAGTCTAATTGGTTTGGTCCTGGCAGTAGAGTTATCATAACAACAAGAGAAGAGCATTTGTTGAAAATGCATACAGTATGTGGAATATATGAGGTTGAAGAATTGAAAGAAATTGAGGCTCTTCGTCTTTTTAGTTTGAAAGCCTTCAAAGAAGATCATCCTCCCAAAGATTATCTAGAATTGTCcgcatattttttaaattatgctAAAGGCCTACCTTTAGCTATTGTTGTTTTGGGTTCATTTTTGTGCAATAAAAGTAAGGAGGAATGGGAAAGTGCATTAGATAGGCTCAAAAAATATCCTGAAAGAGGCATCTTTAAAATACTTGAAATTAGTTTTGATGGACTTCAGGATACAGAAAAGGAAATATTTCTgcatattgcatgtttcttAAATATGAAGGACAAAGATTATATAGTAGAAATACTAGATTGTCTTGGCCTTTTCCCTAAAATTGGATTAAAGGTTCTCATTGAAAAGTctcttgtaaaatattttgaaaataaatattggaTGCATGAATTACTACAAAGAATGGGACAAGACATAATTTGTCGAGATTATCCTCAAGAACCTGGAAAGTGGAGCAAAATGTGGCTATATAAGGACATTCACAACGTGCTGATGAAAAATACG GAAACGGAAGCAATTCAAGGACTTGTCCTTGAATTGGGTGAACTACATAAATCAGAAACGATACATTGGAATCTTGAAGCCTTTTCAAAGATGCCTAACCTTAAATTGCTTATAATTCATGATGTTCACCTTCTTCACGGTCCCAAAAATCTTCCTAATGGCTTAAGATATCTTGATTGGAGTAGGTATCCTGGAAAATCTTTGCCATCAAGTTTTCAATCAAATGAGCTTGTTGAACTTTCCATGTGCCACAGCAAAATTATGCGACTTTGGGAAGGGATAAAG CATTATGACAAGTTGAAGTCCATCAAATTGAACGATTCATTGAACCTCATTGCAACCCCTAACGTCACCGGAGTTCCCAATCTCAAGAAATTGGTGTTTAAAGGTTGTATAAAGTTATGTGAGGTTTAG
- the LOC115963174 gene encoding TMV resistance protein N-like isoform X2 — protein MDAKNPSSSSSSSRKWKYDVFLSFRGEDTRKNFTDHLYATLKQKGIITFRDDKNLKRGESISPELLKAIEESMFAIVILSKNYASSTWCLDELVKIMECRKKMDQTVLPIFYYVNPSEVRKQAGTYAQAFDEYEKRFKDNMDKVHTWRATLTEVANLSGFPLQDRHESEFIQDIVKEIFPKLSDTFPRDNSDLVGIDSQVEELMSLLAIGLNDVRIIGVWGMGGIGKTTLARAVYDTIFRDFEGHSFITNVREESKKYGLHSSQKRLIHDVLGETSMNILDVDKGVLLIKRIMCHKRILLVLDDVNQLNQLEKLAGKHNWFGPGSRVIITTRDESLLKRHNVFEIYEVKELNKDDALHLFKLKAFKSDCPAKGYLKLSKQFVNYAKGLPLAIEVLGSFLFKRSKKEWKSALNRLNEFPDQDVIEILQISFDGLHETEKEIFLHIACFFNMKEKYYVEKILDCLGLYPGIGLRVLIEKSLIKELKNEYRMHELLQTMGQRIVRKDHPQEPATWSRLWIHKDIHNVLVENSGTRANQSLVLEFPKAKKLRKYDKGLWNLEAFSKMPNLKLLIIHGVQLLHGPNHLSNNLRLLDWAWYPSKSLPPDFQPNELVELHLLHSKIEQLWKGTKYLDNLKFIKLNNSLDLIATPDFTGVPNLEKFIFNGCVNLHEVHPSIMVLKRLTLLGLENCKSLKSLPSKFEMDSLEILILSGCSKIKRIPEFMGNMERLSKLHLDGTAITKLPSSIEHLTNLVSLHLRDCKNLVCLPSIICSFKSLKHINLSGCSKLDSLPEKLWNIESLEELSVSGIALRELPFSSVTLKNLKELSFRGCKGPPPKLWNKFFPFNLMLRISLNPVNLLLPSLLGMCSLTKLDLSDCNLQTIPNDFGNLSSINHLDLSENHFSCLPESLVQLSKLSAINLRNCTGLRLLPQLPSTTYRVTADGCTSLETFPNRLTPHVFCRTHFSFFNCFKLADSHGRSDMFFNVLRMLLTFHQELRKQSIYFGYFNIVIPGSEIPTWFSHQSVGNIVKAQVTHPNKNLQSVLSNKWIGLAVCTELSCPNIYLSNNGHFLTCRVFINNYEGSSFYVAISTRLVQIKSSHLWMSYRPSQMFTKNNRAVLSRINENGFIKMEVKFSFQYDFSHCREIKKCGFRLVYEKDLEDIREMMAQSSNNTCSTPYQGLDVGLDFENATEGIKMKRSRDEYDGAGPSGEGSSNDVPHSKRIER, from the exons ATGGATGCCAAAAAcccatcttcttcctcttcttctagTCGTAAGTGGAAATACGATGTCTTTTTAAGTTTCAGAGGTGAGGATACTCGTAAGAATTTTACAGATCATCTATACGCTACCTTGAAACAGAAGGGCATCATCACCTTCAGGGATGATAAAAATCTCAAAAGAGGAGAATCTATTTCACCTGAGCTTTTAAAAGCAATAGAAGAATCAATGTTTGCCATTgttattctctctaaaaactATGCATCCTCAACATGGTGTTTGGATGAACTTGTGAAGATCATGGAGTGTAGAAAAAAGATGGATCAAACAGTCTTGCCCATTTTTTACTATGTGAATCCATCTGAGGTGCGAAAACAGGCAGGAACTTATGCACAAGCTTTTGATGAATATGAAAAACGTTTCAAAGATAATATGGATAAAGTTCACACATGGAGAGCTACTTTGACAGAAGTGGCCAATCTTTCTGGATTTCCTTTACAAGATAG GCATGAGTCAGAATTTATCCAAGATATTGTGAAAGAGATATTTCCCAAATTAAGTGACACATTTCCAAGAGATAATAGTGATTTAGTAGGAATAGATTCTCAAGTGGAGGAATTGATGTCGCTTTTGGCTATAGGATTGAATGATGTTCGCATCATAGGGGTTTGGGGGATGGGAGGAATTGGTAAGACAACTCTTGCTAGAGCTGTCTATGATAcaatttttagagattttgaagGTCATAGTTTTATCACTAATGTTAGAGAAGAATCAAAGAAATATGGTTTACATTCATCACAAAAAAGACTTATTCATGATGTTTTGGGGGAGACAAGTATGAATATACTAGATGTTGATAAAGGAGTTCTTTTGATCAAGCGTATCATGTGCCATAAAAggattcttcttgttcttgatgatgtaaATCAATTGAACCAGTTAGAAAAATTAGCTGGGAAGCATAATTGGTTTGGTCCAGGTAGTAGagttattatcacaacaagagATGAGTCTTTGTTGAAAAGACATAACGTATTTGAAATATATGAGGTTAAAGAATTGAATAAAGATGATGCTCTTCATCTTTTTAAGTTGAAAGCTTTTAAGAGTGATTGTCCTGCCAAAGGTTATCTAAAGTTGTCTAAGCAGTTTGTAAATTATGCAAAAGGCCTTCCATTAGCTATTGAGgttttgggttcttttttgtttaaaagaAGTAAGAAGGAATGGAAAAGTGCATTAAACAGGCTCAACGAATTTCCTGATCAAGATGTTATCGAAATACTTCAAATAAGTTTTGATGGACTTCATGAAACAGAAAAGGAAATCTTTCTacatattgcatgtttctttaatatgaaggaaaaatattatgtgGAAAAAATACTAGATTGTCTTGGCCTTTACCCTGGAATTGGTTTAAGGGTTCTCATTGAAAAGTCACTTATAAAAGAACTTAAAAATGAATATAGGATGCATGAACTACTACAAACGATGGGTCAACGCATAGTTCGTAAAGATCATCCTCAAGAACCTGCGACCTGGAGCAGATTATGGATACACAAGGACATTCATAACGTATTGGTGGAAAATTCG GGAACAAGAGCAAATCAAAGCCTAGTCTTAGAGTTTCCTAAAGCTAAAAAACTACGTAAATACGACAAGGGACTTTGGAACCTAGAAGCCTTTTCAAAGATGCCTAACCTTAAATTGCTTATAATTCATGGTGTTCAACTTCTGCATGGCCCAAACCATCTTTCTAATAACTTAAGACTTCTTGATTGGGCTTGGTATCCTTCAAAATCTTTGCCACCAGATTTTCAACCAAATGAGCTTGTTGAACTTCACTTGTTGCATAGCAAAATTGAACAGCTTTGGAAAGGGACAAAG TACCTGGACAACTTGAAgttcatcaaattgaacaattccTTAGACCTCATTGCAACCCCAGACTTCACTGGAGTTCCCAATCttgagaaatttatttttaatggttgtgtaaatttacatgaaGTTCACCCATCTATCATGGTTCTTAAAAGGCTTACTCTTCTTGGTCTAGAAAACTGCAAAAGCCTTAAAAGTCTTCCAAGCAAGTTTGAAATGGACTCTCTTGAAATTCTCATTCTTTCTGGTTGCTCAAAAATCAAGAGAATTCCAGAATTTATGGGAAATATGGAACGCTTATCAAAACTTCACTTAGATGGCACTGCTATTACGAAACTTCCCTCCTCAATTGAACATTTGACAAACCTTGTTTCATTGCATTTAAGAGATTGCAAGAACCTTGTGTGTCTTCCTAGTATCATCTGTAGCTTCAAGTCACTTAAACATATTAATTTGTCTGGATGCTCGAAGCTTGATAGTCTACCGGAGAAGCTATGGAATATTGAAAGTCTAGAGGAGCTCAGTGTAAGCGGAATCGCTTTAAGAGAGTTGCCTTTCTCTAGTGTTACCTTAAAGAATCTTAAAGAACTATCTTTTCGGGGATGTAAAGGGCCACCACCTAAACTATGGAATAagttttttccctttaatttaaTGTTGAGAATAAGCCTAAATCCTGTGAACTTGTTATTGCCTTCCCTTTTGGGTATGTGTTCTTTAACGAAATTGGACCTAAGTGACTGTAATCTCCAAACAATCCCTAATGATTTTGGAAACTTATCCTCTATAAACCATTTAGATCTAAGTGAAAATCACTTTAGTTGCCTTCCTGAAAGTCTTGTGCAACTATCTAAATTGTCGGCAATTAATTTACGCAATTGCACAGGACTTCGTTTGTTGCCACAGTTGCCATCAACGACTTATCGGGTTACAGCAGATGGTTGTACCTCATTGGAAACATTTCCAAATAGATTAACACCACACGTTTTCTGCCGTAcacatttttccttcttcaattgCTTCAAATTGGCTGATAGTCATGGTCGGAGTGACATGTTCTTTAATGTGCTGAGAATGCTATTAACATTTcatcag GAACTCCGCAAGCAATCTATATATTTTGGTTACTTTAATATTGTGATTCCTGGAAGTGAAATTCCAACATGGTTTAGCCATCAGAGTGTGGGAAATATAGTTAAGGCACAAGTTACTCATCCCAACAAAAATCTGCAGTCTGTTTTGAGTAATAAGTGGATTGGATTGGCTGTGTGTACTGAATTGTCATGCCCCAATATTTATCTTTCTAATAATGGCCATTTTTTGACATGTCGCGTTTTTATCAATAACTATGAAGGTTCAAGCTTTTATGTAGCCATTAGTACTAGATTGGTTCAGATTAAATCAAGTCACCTTTGGATGTCCTATAGACCCTCTCAAATGTTTACTAAGAATAATAGAGCAGTATTGAGTCGAATTAATGAGAATGGATTCATAAAGATGGAggttaaattttcatttcaatatgattttagCCACTGCCGGGAGATTAAGAAATGTGGGTTTCGTCTAGTATACGAGAAAGACCTTGAAGATATAAGAGAAATGATGGCACAATCCAGCAACAACACTTGTAGCACTCCTTATCAGGGTTTGGATGTTGgtcttgattttgaaaatgcaaCAGAAGGTATCAAAATGAAGCGAAGCCGCGATGAATATGATGGGGCTGGACCTAGCGGTGAAGGCAGCTCTAACGATGTCCCACACTCAAAGAGGATTGAAAGATAG
- the LOC115963178 gene encoding disease resistance protein RPP2B-like gives MGFLLPSLSGLRSLVRLDLSDCNLLTIPSKFGCLSSLLYLDLSGNNFDYLPKSIIQLSNLRRIYVRNCMRLRSLPQLPSSTSYVFAEGCISLETLPSRLTLRNFDQPCLYFFDCFKLADNQGWTDMLFTMLSGYAQGIYKACNTSFLATISIVIPGSEIPRWFSHQSAGAIVNAHVTHSCNKWIGMAVCAVFSLHYLHQEDIMKGCYISVNNPGNSRCFGFLNHKFVQTESDHLWLLYIHPECFSENERADLSQIDENGIINMEVEFDCKRDPRFECKKCGFRMLYEQDIEEIREMMAQSSNSSCIVPYEGLRSYTIPIPRDHPYKGVDVDAQHDFDNSTEGSKIEKSRDEYNGAGPSGEGSSNDVPHPRRIQVYRKDVWLMVALTMVTLIARILIKLIFFFAEYVGLSCSTSASPVVCHSLLPHPQSATPQRVASSVLSERCMVQGRNAPRLNG, from the exons ATGGGCTTTTTATTGCCTTCCTTGTCAGGGTTGCGTTCTTTGGTGAGATTAGATCTGAGTGATTGCAATCTTCTAACAATCCCTAGCAAATTTGGTTGCTTATCCTCTTTACTATATCTTGATCTAAGTGGAAATAATTTTGATTACCTTCCAAAAAGTATCATTCAACTTTCTAATTTGAGACGTATTTATGTGAGGAATTGTATGAGGCTTCGTTCGTTACCACAACTTCCGTCGAGCACTTCATACGTTTTTGCAGAAGGTTGTATCTCCTTGGAAACATTGCCAAGTAGATTAACACTACGCAACTTTGACCAGCCGTGTCTTTATTTCTTTGATTGCTTCAAATTGGCTGACAATCAAGGTTGGACTGACATGCTCTTTACAATGCTATCAGGATATgctcag GGAATCTACAAGGCATGTAATACTTCATTTCTGGCTACCATTAGTATTGTTATTCCTGGAAGTGAAATCCCAAGATGGTTTAGCCATCAGAGTGCAGGGGCTATAGTGAATGCACATGTAACTCATTCTTGTAATAAGTGGATTGGAATGGCTGTGTGCGCTGTTTTTTCACTCCATTATCTTCATCAAGAAGATATAATGAAGGGTTGTTATATATCCGTCAATAACCCTGGAAATTCCAGATGTTTTGGATTCTTAAATCATAAATTTGTTCAAACTGAATCAGATCACCTTTGGCTGCTCTATATTCACCCTGAATGTTTTTCTGAGAATGAGAGAGCAGACTTGAGTCAAATTGATGAGAATGGAATCATTAATATGGAGGTTGAATTTGATTGTAAACGTGACCCACGCTTTGAGTGTAAGAAATGTGGATTTCGTATGTTATACGAGCAAGACATTGAAGAGATTAGAGAAATGATGGCTCAATCCAGCAACAGTAGCTGCATCGTTCCTTATGAAGGATTGAGATCCTATACAATACCTATACCTCGTGATCATCCTTACAAGGGTGTAGATGTAGATGCTCAACATGATTTTGACAATTCAACAGAAGGTAGCAAAATTGAGAAAAGCCGTGATGAATACAATGGGGCTGGACCTAGTGGTGAAGGCAGCTCTAATGATGTACCACACCCAAGGAGGATTCAAGTATATAGAAAGGATGTATGGCTCATGGTAGCTCTGACTATGGTAACTCTGATTGCAAGGATTCTAATTAAG CTAATCTTTTTCTTTGCTGAGTATGTCGGCCTCAGTTGCTCAACATCTGCCTCACCAGTGGTTTGTCACTCTTTGCTCCCACACCCACAGTCAGCAACTCCTCAACGAGTCGCAAGCAGTGTTCTCTCTGAAAG GTGCATGGTACAAGGAAGAAATGCCCCAAGGTTAAATGGTTAA
- the LOC115963174 gene encoding TMV resistance protein N-like isoform X1 → MDAKNPSSSSSSSRKWKYDVFLSFRGEDTRKNFTDHLYATLKQKGIITFRDDKNLKRGESISPELLKAIEESMFAIVILSKNYASSTWCLDELVKIMECRKKMDQTVLPIFYYVNPSEVRKQAGTYAQAFDEYEKRFKDNMDKVHTWRATLTEVANLSGFPLQDRHESEFIQDIVKEIFPKLSDTFPRDNSDLVGIDSQVEELMSLLAIGLNDVRIIGVWGMGGIGKTTLARAVYDTIFRDFEGHSFITNVREESKKYGLHSSQKRLIHDVLGETSMNILDVDKGVLLIKRIMCHKRILLVLDDVNQLNQLEKLAGKHNWFGPGSRVIITTRDESLLKRHNVFEIYEVKELNKDDALHLFKLKAFKSDCPAKGYLKLSKQFVNYAKGLPLAIEVLGSFLFKRSKKEWKSALNRLNEFPDQDVIEILQISFDGLHETEKEIFLHIACFFNMKEKYYVEKILDCLGLYPGIGLRVLIEKSLIKELKNEYRMHELLQTMGQRIVRKDHPQEPATWSRLWIHKDIHNVLVENSGTRANQSLVLEFPKAKKLRKYDKGLWNLEAFSKMPNLKLLIIHGVQLLHGPNHLSNNLRLLDWAWYPSKSLPPDFQPNELVELHLLHSKIEQLWKGTKSVYFGFEQYLDNLKFIKLNNSLDLIATPDFTGVPNLEKFIFNGCVNLHEVHPSIMVLKRLTLLGLENCKSLKSLPSKFEMDSLEILILSGCSKIKRIPEFMGNMERLSKLHLDGTAITKLPSSIEHLTNLVSLHLRDCKNLVCLPSIICSFKSLKHINLSGCSKLDSLPEKLWNIESLEELSVSGIALRELPFSSVTLKNLKELSFRGCKGPPPKLWNKFFPFNLMLRISLNPVNLLLPSLLGMCSLTKLDLSDCNLQTIPNDFGNLSSINHLDLSENHFSCLPESLVQLSKLSAINLRNCTGLRLLPQLPSTTYRVTADGCTSLETFPNRLTPHVFCRTHFSFFNCFKLADSHGRSDMFFNVLRMLLTFHQELRKQSIYFGYFNIVIPGSEIPTWFSHQSVGNIVKAQVTHPNKNLQSVLSNKWIGLAVCTELSCPNIYLSNNGHFLTCRVFINNYEGSSFYVAISTRLVQIKSSHLWMSYRPSQMFTKNNRAVLSRINENGFIKMEVKFSFQYDFSHCREIKKCGFRLVYEKDLEDIREMMAQSSNNTCSTPYQGLDVGLDFENATEGIKMKRSRDEYDGAGPSGEGSSNDVPHSKRIER, encoded by the exons ATGGATGCCAAAAAcccatcttcttcctcttcttctagTCGTAAGTGGAAATACGATGTCTTTTTAAGTTTCAGAGGTGAGGATACTCGTAAGAATTTTACAGATCATCTATACGCTACCTTGAAACAGAAGGGCATCATCACCTTCAGGGATGATAAAAATCTCAAAAGAGGAGAATCTATTTCACCTGAGCTTTTAAAAGCAATAGAAGAATCAATGTTTGCCATTgttattctctctaaaaactATGCATCCTCAACATGGTGTTTGGATGAACTTGTGAAGATCATGGAGTGTAGAAAAAAGATGGATCAAACAGTCTTGCCCATTTTTTACTATGTGAATCCATCTGAGGTGCGAAAACAGGCAGGAACTTATGCACAAGCTTTTGATGAATATGAAAAACGTTTCAAAGATAATATGGATAAAGTTCACACATGGAGAGCTACTTTGACAGAAGTGGCCAATCTTTCTGGATTTCCTTTACAAGATAG GCATGAGTCAGAATTTATCCAAGATATTGTGAAAGAGATATTTCCCAAATTAAGTGACACATTTCCAAGAGATAATAGTGATTTAGTAGGAATAGATTCTCAAGTGGAGGAATTGATGTCGCTTTTGGCTATAGGATTGAATGATGTTCGCATCATAGGGGTTTGGGGGATGGGAGGAATTGGTAAGACAACTCTTGCTAGAGCTGTCTATGATAcaatttttagagattttgaagGTCATAGTTTTATCACTAATGTTAGAGAAGAATCAAAGAAATATGGTTTACATTCATCACAAAAAAGACTTATTCATGATGTTTTGGGGGAGACAAGTATGAATATACTAGATGTTGATAAAGGAGTTCTTTTGATCAAGCGTATCATGTGCCATAAAAggattcttcttgttcttgatgatgtaaATCAATTGAACCAGTTAGAAAAATTAGCTGGGAAGCATAATTGGTTTGGTCCAGGTAGTAGagttattatcacaacaagagATGAGTCTTTGTTGAAAAGACATAACGTATTTGAAATATATGAGGTTAAAGAATTGAATAAAGATGATGCTCTTCATCTTTTTAAGTTGAAAGCTTTTAAGAGTGATTGTCCTGCCAAAGGTTATCTAAAGTTGTCTAAGCAGTTTGTAAATTATGCAAAAGGCCTTCCATTAGCTATTGAGgttttgggttcttttttgtttaaaagaAGTAAGAAGGAATGGAAAAGTGCATTAAACAGGCTCAACGAATTTCCTGATCAAGATGTTATCGAAATACTTCAAATAAGTTTTGATGGACTTCATGAAACAGAAAAGGAAATCTTTCTacatattgcatgtttctttaatatgaaggaaaaatattatgtgGAAAAAATACTAGATTGTCTTGGCCTTTACCCTGGAATTGGTTTAAGGGTTCTCATTGAAAAGTCACTTATAAAAGAACTTAAAAATGAATATAGGATGCATGAACTACTACAAACGATGGGTCAACGCATAGTTCGTAAAGATCATCCTCAAGAACCTGCGACCTGGAGCAGATTATGGATACACAAGGACATTCATAACGTATTGGTGGAAAATTCG GGAACAAGAGCAAATCAAAGCCTAGTCTTAGAGTTTCCTAAAGCTAAAAAACTACGTAAATACGACAAGGGACTTTGGAACCTAGAAGCCTTTTCAAAGATGCCTAACCTTAAATTGCTTATAATTCATGGTGTTCAACTTCTGCATGGCCCAAACCATCTTTCTAATAACTTAAGACTTCTTGATTGGGCTTGGTATCCTTCAAAATCTTTGCCACCAGATTTTCAACCAAATGAGCTTGTTGAACTTCACTTGTTGCATAGCAAAATTGAACAGCTTTGGAAAGGGACAAAG AGTGTATATTTTGGCTTTGAACAGTACCTGGACAACTTGAAgttcatcaaattgaacaattccTTAGACCTCATTGCAACCCCAGACTTCACTGGAGTTCCCAATCttgagaaatttatttttaatggttgtgtaaatttacatgaaGTTCACCCATCTATCATGGTTCTTAAAAGGCTTACTCTTCTTGGTCTAGAAAACTGCAAAAGCCTTAAAAGTCTTCCAAGCAAGTTTGAAATGGACTCTCTTGAAATTCTCATTCTTTCTGGTTGCTCAAAAATCAAGAGAATTCCAGAATTTATGGGAAATATGGAACGCTTATCAAAACTTCACTTAGATGGCACTGCTATTACGAAACTTCCCTCCTCAATTGAACATTTGACAAACCTTGTTTCATTGCATTTAAGAGATTGCAAGAACCTTGTGTGTCTTCCTAGTATCATCTGTAGCTTCAAGTCACTTAAACATATTAATTTGTCTGGATGCTCGAAGCTTGATAGTCTACCGGAGAAGCTATGGAATATTGAAAGTCTAGAGGAGCTCAGTGTAAGCGGAATCGCTTTAAGAGAGTTGCCTTTCTCTAGTGTTACCTTAAAGAATCTTAAAGAACTATCTTTTCGGGGATGTAAAGGGCCACCACCTAAACTATGGAATAagttttttccctttaatttaaTGTTGAGAATAAGCCTAAATCCTGTGAACTTGTTATTGCCTTCCCTTTTGGGTATGTGTTCTTTAACGAAATTGGACCTAAGTGACTGTAATCTCCAAACAATCCCTAATGATTTTGGAAACTTATCCTCTATAAACCATTTAGATCTAAGTGAAAATCACTTTAGTTGCCTTCCTGAAAGTCTTGTGCAACTATCTAAATTGTCGGCAATTAATTTACGCAATTGCACAGGACTTCGTTTGTTGCCACAGTTGCCATCAACGACTTATCGGGTTACAGCAGATGGTTGTACCTCATTGGAAACATTTCCAAATAGATTAACACCACACGTTTTCTGCCGTAcacatttttccttcttcaattgCTTCAAATTGGCTGATAGTCATGGTCGGAGTGACATGTTCTTTAATGTGCTGAGAATGCTATTAACATTTcatcag GAACTCCGCAAGCAATCTATATATTTTGGTTACTTTAATATTGTGATTCCTGGAAGTGAAATTCCAACATGGTTTAGCCATCAGAGTGTGGGAAATATAGTTAAGGCACAAGTTACTCATCCCAACAAAAATCTGCAGTCTGTTTTGAGTAATAAGTGGATTGGATTGGCTGTGTGTACTGAATTGTCATGCCCCAATATTTATCTTTCTAATAATGGCCATTTTTTGACATGTCGCGTTTTTATCAATAACTATGAAGGTTCAAGCTTTTATGTAGCCATTAGTACTAGATTGGTTCAGATTAAATCAAGTCACCTTTGGATGTCCTATAGACCCTCTCAAATGTTTACTAAGAATAATAGAGCAGTATTGAGTCGAATTAATGAGAATGGATTCATAAAGATGGAggttaaattttcatttcaatatgattttagCCACTGCCGGGAGATTAAGAAATGTGGGTTTCGTCTAGTATACGAGAAAGACCTTGAAGATATAAGAGAAATGATGGCACAATCCAGCAACAACACTTGTAGCACTCCTTATCAGGGTTTGGATGTTGgtcttgattttgaaaatgcaaCAGAAGGTATCAAAATGAAGCGAAGCCGCGATGAATATGATGGGGCTGGACCTAGCGGTGAAGGCAGCTCTAACGATGTCCCACACTCAAAGAGGATTGAAAGATAG